A single Roseivivax sp. THAF197b DNA region contains:
- a CDS encoding SIS domain-containing protein produces MSITRGSIIADESLSLVGRRSIQLEISGLEQLLENFPESFGSVVKLSFQLKGRIVVSGMGKSGHVAAKIAATLASTGSPAQFVHPGEASHGDLGMITRDDAAILISNSGETKELADIIAHTRRFRVPMVAITRNPESTLARQADHVLLLPDAPEACALRMAPTTSTTMTMALGDALAVALMEARGFDRESFRTFHPGGTLGAQLLSVAAVMHQGDALPVVGPDTDMGETLLTMTAKGFGVAALVEEGKLTGVITDGDLRRNLDGLMGRRAGDVATRTPTTIAPDALLVEALGIMNDRKISALFAVDEGGALKGLVHIHDALRAGVA; encoded by the coding sequence ATGAGCATTACCCGGGGATCAATAATTGCGGACGAGAGTTTATCTTTGGTCGGCAGACGTTCAATTCAGTTGGAGATATCGGGACTGGAGCAACTGCTTGAGAATTTCCCCGAGAGCTTTGGCAGTGTTGTTAAATTAAGCTTTCAACTCAAAGGACGCATCGTGGTCTCTGGCATGGGCAAGTCGGGCCATGTGGCCGCGAAGATCGCCGCGACCCTCGCCTCCACCGGCAGTCCTGCGCAATTCGTCCATCCCGGTGAGGCCTCCCATGGCGATCTCGGAATGATCACCCGCGACGATGCGGCGATCCTGATCTCGAATTCGGGCGAGACGAAGGAGCTTGCCGATATCATCGCCCATACCCGCCGATTCCGGGTGCCGATGGTCGCGATTACGCGGAACCCCGAGTCCACGCTGGCCCGGCAGGCCGATCACGTGCTCCTGCTGCCCGACGCGCCCGAGGCCTGCGCGCTGCGCATGGCGCCGACCACCTCGACCACCATGACCATGGCCCTGGGCGATGCGCTGGCTGTCGCGCTGATGGAGGCGCGGGGTTTCGACCGCGAAAGCTTCCGCACCTTCCACCCGGGCGGCACGCTTGGCGCGCAGCTTCTCAGCGTGGCCGCTGTGATGCACCAGGGCGACGCCTTGCCGGTGGTCGGGCCCGACACGGATATGGGCGAGACACTCCTGACCATGACCGCCAAGGGCTTCGGCGTGGCGGCCCTCGTGGAGGAGGGCAAGCTCACCGGCGTGATTACGGATGGTGACCTGCGCCGCAATCTCGACGGGCTGATGGGCCGCCGGGCGGGGGATGTGGCCACGCGCACCCCCACGACCATCGCGCCCGACGCCCTGCTGGTGGAGGCCCTGGGGATCATGAACGACCGCAAGATCTCGGCGCTCTTCGCGGTGGATGAAGGGGGCGCGCTCAAGGGGCTCGTGCATATCCACGACGCGCTTCGCGCAGGTGTCGCATGA
- the kdsA gene encoding 3-deoxy-8-phosphooctulonate synthase, with protein MKDVRIGDMTVSNKAPFALIAGPCQLESLDHARMLAEKIAAAADAAGRPWIFKASYDKANRSSLSGKRGLGMEEGLSILAAIKAEFGVPVLTDIHSAEQCAPVAEVVDVLQIPAFLSRQTDLLLAAGETGAAINVKKGQFLAPWDMENVAAKIASTGNERVMLCERGASFGYNMLVSDMRSLPIMAKTGYPVVFDATHSVQLPGGQGASSGGQREFVEPLARAALAVGCAAVFIETHEDPDNAPSDGPNMVEINGLPRLLKGLAAIDDLTKGM; from the coding sequence ATGAAAGATGTCCGTATCGGAGACATGACTGTCTCTAACAAAGCCCCATTCGCGCTGATCGCGGGGCCCTGCCAATTGGAGAGCCTCGATCACGCGCGCATGCTGGCCGAGAAGATCGCCGCCGCTGCGGACGCTGCCGGTCGGCCCTGGATCTTCAAGGCGAGCTACGACAAGGCCAATCGCTCCTCGCTGTCGGGCAAGCGCGGCCTCGGCATGGAGGAGGGGCTGTCGATCCTCGCCGCGATCAAGGCTGAATTCGGCGTTCCGGTGCTGACCGATATTCACTCGGCGGAGCAATGCGCGCCGGTGGCCGAAGTGGTCGATGTGCTGCAGATCCCGGCGTTTCTGTCGCGCCAGACTGACCTTTTGCTGGCCGCGGGCGAAACGGGGGCCGCGATCAACGTCAAGAAAGGCCAGTTCCTGGCGCCTTGGGACATGGAGAACGTGGCAGCCAAGATCGCCTCGACGGGCAATGAGCGCGTGATGCTCTGCGAACGCGGGGCCTCCTTCGGCTACAACATGCTGGTCTCGGACATGCGGTCGCTGCCGATCATGGCCAAGACCGGCTACCCGGTCGTCTTCGATGCCACCCATTCCGTGCAGCTGCCGGGCGGGCAGGGCGCCTCCTCGGGCGGACAGCGCGAATTTGTCGAACCGCTGGCGCGGGCGGCTTTGGCGGTGGGCTGTGCCGCGGTCTTCATCGAGACCCATGAGGATCCGGACAACGCGCCCTCGGACGGGCCGAACATGGTGGAGATCAATGGGCTCCCGCGATTGCTGAAGGGCCTCGCGGCGATCGATGATCTGACCAAGGGTATGTGA
- a CDS encoding 3-deoxy-manno-octulosonate cytidylyltransferase, translating to MSAVVFIPARYASTRYPGKPLVELTGATGRKASLIQRSWEAAQGVQGVARVCVLTDDDRIRDAATGFGAEVLMTSSAARNGTERCAEGLAQLGEDPEIVVNLQGDAPLTPPWFLEALIARTQRDDAVRMATPVLRTEPQTLANFVTDRKDGRVGGTTAVMRGDGSALYFSKEVLPYVGSLQAPPEVWHHVGVYAYRPDALRAYGTWDEGPLERAEGLEQLRFLENGWPITCVEVEARGRVFWELNNPVDVARIEAVLQEEGIA from the coding sequence ATGAGCGCCGTCGTCTTCATCCCCGCGCGCTATGCCTCGACGCGCTATCCCGGAAAGCCGCTCGTGGAACTGACCGGTGCGACGGGGCGCAAAGCGTCCCTGATCCAGCGCAGCTGGGAGGCGGCCCAAGGCGTGCAGGGTGTTGCCCGCGTCTGCGTTCTGACCGATGACGACCGCATTCGCGATGCCGCGACAGGCTTCGGTGCGGAGGTGCTGATGACCTCAAGTGCCGCCCGCAACGGCACCGAGCGCTGCGCCGAAGGGCTCGCGCAGCTGGGGGAGGATCCCGAGATCGTGGTGAACCTGCAGGGTGATGCGCCCCTGACCCCGCCCTGGTTTCTCGAGGCGCTGATCGCTCGCACGCAGAGGGACGACGCCGTGCGGATGGCGACGCCTGTGCTGCGCACCGAGCCGCAGACGCTCGCGAACTTCGTCACCGACCGCAAGGACGGCCGGGTGGGCGGCACCACCGCGGTGATGCGCGGGGATGGCTCGGCGCTTTATTTCTCCAAGGAGGTGCTGCCCTATGTGGGCAGCCTGCAAGCCCCGCCCGAGGTCTGGCACCATGTCGGGGTCTATGCCTACCGCCCGGACGCCTTGCGTGCTTACGGGACATGGGACGAAGGCCCGCTCGAGCGCGCCGAGGGGCTCGAACAGCTGCGCTTTCTGGAGAACGGCTGGCCCATCACCTGCGTCGAGGTCGAGGCGCGGGGCCGCGTCTTCTGGGAGCTGAACAACCCCGTCGATGTCGCCCGGATCGAGGCGGTGCTGCAAGAGGAAGGAATCGCATGA